In a genomic window of Pedobacter sp. KBS0701:
- a CDS encoding isoleucyl-tRNA synthetase, which produces MIKLLKLQKAVFVLVAGLLSFIAYKILDAYEVKGSIYFQMLAGVLIIIGALWLLYPILFAKKDNDGNAEIITDPTVEVPVDEEDKKPATE; this is translated from the coding sequence ATGATCAAGCTGTTAAAATTGCAGAAAGCCGTTTTCGTACTGGTAGCTGGCCTACTTTCTTTTATTGCCTATAAAATTTTAGATGCTTACGAAGTAAAAGGAAGTATCTATTTCCAAATGCTGGCCGGCGTACTCATTATCATTGGTGCATTGTGGTTGTTATATCCAATTTTATTCGCTAAAAAAGATAACGATGGCAATGCCGAAATCATTACCGATCCAACGGTGGAAGTTCCGGTAGATGAAGAGGATAAAAAGCCAGCGACTGAATAG